The window GCGGGGGCGCAGCGCGCCCGTCACGAGAGCGCCGCCACGCAGGCCTCGAGCGCGAGCCGGCAGTGCGCGTAGGAGAGACCGCCCTGCAGGTAGGCCACGAACGGCGGCCGCAGCGGACCGTCGCATGAGAGTTCGATGGTCGATCCCTCGATGAAGGTGCCCGCAGCCATGAGAACCCGGTCCCCGTAACCCGGCACGACGGCCGGGATGGGCCGCACGTAGGAGCCGACCGGCGAGCACTCCTGCACCGTGCGGCAGACCGTGGCCAGGAGGTCGGGGTCGTCCAGGCGGATGGCCTGGATGATGTCGGTGCGCGGTGCGTCCGGAAGCGGATCGACGTTGTAGCCCAGGGCGGAAAAGACCTGGGCGGCGCAGATCGCCCCGCGCAGTGCCTCGGAGACGACATGGGGGGCCGAGAAGAGCCCCTGAAACAGCAGGCGCAGCGAATCCAGCGTGGCACCGCCGGCCGCGCCGATCCCGGGCGCCGTCAGGCGGCAGGCGGCGCGGTGGACCAGGTCGGCGCGGCCGGCGACGTAGCCCCCGGCCGGCGCGATGCCGCCGCCGGGGTTCTTGATCAGCGAGCTGGCCACCAGGTCGGCGCCGACGTCGCAGGGTTCGCGCTCCTCGACGAACTCGCCGTAGCAGTTGTCGACGAAGACGACCACATCGGGGCGAA of the Candidatus Tanganyikabacteria bacterium genome contains:
- a CDS encoding methionine gamma-lyase family protein, whose protein sequence is MPPVAAHSAAALSAAEAVVRPIWERLGHVELHNTRKVLAAFREQRVGEEHFAGTTGYGHDDLGRECLERVVARVMGAEAALVRGSFASGTHAIAVALFGALSPGAELLSITGHPYDTLEEVIGLRGRGQGSLADWGVTYREIDLAQGGAIDLDRVVGALRPETRVVAIQRSRGYAWRPSVRIADIGRAAAAMHAVRPDVVVFVDNCYGEFVEEREPCDVGADLVASSLIKNPGGGIAPAGGYVAGRADLVHRAACRLTAPGIGAAGGATLDSLRLLFQGLFSAPHVVSEALRGAICAAQVFSALGYNVDPLPDAPRTDIIQAIRLDDPDLLATVCRTVQECSPVGSYVRPIPAVVPGYGDRVLMAAGTFIEGSTIELSCDGPLRPPFVAYLQGGLSYAHCRLALEACVAALS